In Actinoplanes sp. NBC_00393, a single genomic region encodes these proteins:
- a CDS encoding flavin-containing monooxygenase, translated as MGAMHLDVVIVGAGISGIGAAYYLQREHPGRRYAILEARAASGGTWDLFRYPGIRSDSDLHTFGFEFAPWTDDQSIATADRILAYLRRTAADHGIDQHIRYHHRVVAASWSSEQARWTVEVERTDTGAREELTCRWIFSAGGYYRYDEGFTPHFEGRDRFRGEIVHPQHWPADLDHSGKRIVVIGSGATAVTLVPALAETAAHVTMLQRTPSYVMPVPAQDALGNRLRRLLGEDRAYPIIRRKNIVKGRLVWQFCQRYPNAARRLIRWVNTRQLPAGYPVDEHFNPPYGPWDQRLCAVPNGDLFRSIRNGRADVVTDQIASFTEDGILLASGRTLEADVIVTATGLNVQAFGGTRLTVDGRPVDLADTIAYKGMMLSGVPNLAYAVGYTNSSWTLKVGLLCEHFCRLLTHMDQHGYDSCTPTPADPDMPTRPFLDFGAGYIRRAVDQLPRQGDRMPWLTSMSYSSDVKLLRAAGVTDPELRFSALVRA; from the coding sequence ATGGGCGCCATGCACCTCGATGTCGTCATCGTCGGCGCCGGCATCTCCGGCATCGGCGCTGCGTATTACCTGCAGCGCGAGCACCCCGGTCGCCGCTACGCGATCCTGGAGGCCCGCGCCGCCAGCGGCGGCACCTGGGATCTGTTCCGCTACCCAGGCATCCGATCCGATTCGGACCTGCACACCTTCGGGTTCGAGTTCGCGCCATGGACCGACGACCAGTCGATCGCGACCGCCGACCGGATCCTGGCCTACCTGCGCCGGACCGCCGCCGACCACGGCATCGACCAGCACATCCGCTATCACCACCGGGTCGTCGCCGCGTCCTGGTCGTCGGAGCAGGCCCGCTGGACCGTCGAAGTGGAGCGCACCGACACCGGCGCACGGGAGGAGCTCACCTGCCGGTGGATCTTCTCGGCCGGCGGCTACTACCGGTATGACGAGGGCTTCACCCCGCACTTCGAGGGCCGCGACCGGTTCCGCGGCGAGATCGTGCACCCGCAGCACTGGCCGGCCGACCTCGACCACAGCGGCAAGCGGATCGTGGTGATCGGCAGTGGCGCGACCGCGGTCACCCTGGTGCCGGCGCTCGCCGAGACCGCGGCGCACGTGACGATGCTGCAGCGCACGCCCAGTTACGTCATGCCGGTCCCGGCACAGGACGCCCTCGGCAACCGGCTGCGCAGGCTGCTCGGCGAGGACCGGGCGTACCCGATCATTCGCCGCAAGAACATCGTGAAGGGCCGCCTGGTCTGGCAGTTCTGCCAGCGCTATCCGAACGCCGCCCGGCGCCTGATCCGCTGGGTGAACACGCGGCAGCTGCCGGCGGGTTATCCGGTCGACGAGCATTTCAACCCGCCCTACGGGCCGTGGGACCAGCGCCTGTGCGCCGTACCCAATGGGGATCTTTTCCGGTCGATCCGCAACGGCCGTGCGGACGTGGTGACCGACCAGATCGCGTCTTTCACGGAGGACGGAATCCTTCTCGCCTCGGGCCGCACCCTGGAAGCCGACGTGATCGTCACCGCGACTGGGCTGAACGTGCAGGCCTTCGGCGGGACCCGGCTGACCGTCGACGGGCGGCCGGTCGATCTCGCCGACACCATCGCCTACAAGGGGATGATGCTCTCCGGCGTGCCGAACCTCGCCTACGCGGTCGGGTACACGAACAGCTCGTGGACCCTGAAGGTCGGCCTGCTCTGCGAGCACTTCTGCCGGCTGCTCACCCACATGGACCAGCACGGCTACGACAGCTGCACCCCCACACCCGCGGACCCGGACATGCCGACCCGGCCGTTCCTCGACTTCGGCGCCGGGTACATCCGGCGGGCCGTCGACCAGCTGCCACGACAGGGGGACCGGATGCCCTGGCTCACCTCGATGAGCTACTCCTCGGACGTCAAACTGCTGCGCGCCGCCGGCGTCACCGACCCGGAGCTGCGGTTCTCCGCGCTGGTGCGGGCATGA
- a CDS encoding alpha/beta fold hydrolase, whose amino-acid sequence MSDEFFDVPGGPRICYRVSGEGRPLLLIAGLGLDLTSWPQRMIDGFLDAGFQVIRLDNRDAGCSSRIDTPPPGRLRQLFARPRPDAYNLGDMAADTLALLDHLGIERAHLVGMSMGGMIAQTIAARNPDRVATLTSIFSTTGHRRVGQPARSTLLRMARRAARTADESVQRHLAMLRHIGSAGFPPDDDVERAWAAGLWERTGGGVARQGIPRQVSAIQASGDRTAELRRITAPTLVIHGDRDLMVHPSGGRATAAAIPGARHVEITGMGHHLAPGVVDQLVRLTTDLAASVPTGETR is encoded by the coding sequence ATGAGCGACGAGTTCTTCGACGTGCCCGGCGGCCCCCGGATCTGCTATCGGGTCTCCGGAGAGGGCCGGCCGCTCCTGCTGATCGCCGGGCTCGGCCTCGACCTGACCAGCTGGCCGCAGCGGATGATCGACGGCTTCCTCGACGCCGGCTTCCAGGTGATCCGTCTGGACAACCGGGACGCGGGCTGCTCGTCGCGCATCGACACCCCACCACCGGGCCGGCTGCGGCAGCTGTTCGCCCGGCCCCGGCCCGACGCCTACAACCTGGGTGACATGGCCGCCGACACCCTCGCGCTGCTCGACCACCTCGGCATCGAGCGGGCCCACCTGGTCGGCATGTCGATGGGCGGCATGATCGCGCAGACCATCGCCGCCCGGAATCCCGACCGTGTCGCCACCCTGACCTCGATCTTCTCCACCACCGGGCACCGCCGGGTCGGGCAGCCGGCCCGGTCCACGCTGCTCCGGATGGCTCGCCGGGCGGCCCGCACCGCCGACGAGTCGGTGCAGCGGCACCTGGCGATGCTGCGGCACATCGGATCGGCCGGCTTCCCGCCGGACGACGACGTCGAACGCGCCTGGGCGGCCGGGCTGTGGGAGCGCACCGGCGGCGGTGTGGCCCGGCAGGGCATCCCGCGGCAGGTCAGCGCCATTCAGGCGAGCGGCGACCGGACCGCCGAGCTGCGCCGGATCACCGCACCCACCCTGGTGATCCACGGCGACCGCGACCTGATGGTGCATCCCAGCGGCGGCCGGGCCACCGCGGCAGCCATCCCGGGCGCCCGGCACGTGGAGATCACCGGCATGGGCCATCACCTCGCGCCGGGGGTCGTCGACCAGCTCGTCCGGCTCACCACCGACCTGGCCGCCTCGGTCCCGACGGGAGAAACCCGATGA
- a CDS encoding SDR family NAD(P)-dependent oxidoreductase: MSSVRDKVAVVTGAGSGIGRALALLLAARGARLAVSDIDEAGLKGTVSLLPGEVHAATLDVGDRAAVEGYADAVVSHYGVVHQIYNNAGVSGGGQSVLDTSWEVYEKTLAVNLFGVIHGTKAFLPHLIASGDGHVINVSSLNGFMAQPTLSAYAASKFGVRGFTEALRTEMLVGRHPVQVTVVHPGGVKTNIASATAPLTAAQAARVRVYNEKLLKMPAEQAARIILDGVEAGRPRVLVGADAKAVDRLVRLFPRRYPVLVARYERRLFGDA; the protein is encoded by the coding sequence ATGAGCAGCGTTCGTGACAAGGTCGCCGTCGTCACCGGCGCCGGCTCCGGCATCGGGCGTGCACTCGCGCTGTTGCTCGCTGCCCGCGGGGCCCGCCTGGCCGTGTCCGACATCGACGAGGCCGGACTGAAGGGCACCGTCTCGTTGCTGCCGGGTGAGGTGCACGCCGCGACCCTGGACGTCGGCGACCGCGCGGCGGTCGAGGGCTATGCGGACGCGGTCGTCTCCCACTACGGCGTCGTGCACCAGATCTACAACAACGCCGGGGTCAGCGGCGGTGGGCAGAGTGTGCTCGACACTTCGTGGGAGGTCTACGAGAAGACGCTCGCGGTCAACCTGTTCGGGGTCATCCACGGGACCAAGGCGTTCCTGCCACACCTGATCGCCTCCGGGGACGGGCACGTGATCAACGTGTCCAGCCTCAACGGGTTCATGGCGCAGCCCACGCTCAGCGCCTATGCGGCTAGCAAGTTCGGGGTGCGCGGGTTCACCGAGGCGCTGCGCACCGAGATGCTGGTGGGCCGCCACCCCGTACAGGTCACGGTCGTGCACCCCGGCGGCGTCAAGACCAACATCGCGAGCGCAACCGCGCCGCTCACCGCCGCACAGGCAGCGAGGGTACGCGTATACAACGAGAAACTGCTCAAAATGCCCGCCGAGCAGGCCGCCCGCATCATCCTCGACGGCGTCGAAGCCGGCCGCCCACGCGTCCTGGTCGGCGCCGACGCCAAGGCCGTCGACCGGCTGGTCCGGCTGTTCCCCCGCCGGTATCCGGTCCTGGTCGCCCGCTACGAACGCCGACTCTTCGGCGACGCATGA
- a CDS encoding alpha/beta hydrolase — protein MITLPMRAVAGYLRLTAKPTMATVARAHQRIAAPKPPSPPPAHLHRRHEVRTRQIDGFTNYTVAPDNPATVLYLHGGSYLSPMAPQHWALVSRLADAGLRVEVPDYGLAPQHTFREAYPFITAVYQQLTGPVTVMGDSAGGGLALGFAQTLPEAGLPQPRSLILIAPWLDLTLTNPGIPAAEAHDPWLSSIGLREAGKAWAGGHDPADPRLSPINGPLTGLAPIHTYIGTRDLLYPDTLLLRDRATDCRLTVCPGAVHVYPLTPTAQGRAAQHEIIQASR, from the coding sequence ATGATCACCCTGCCGATGCGGGCGGTGGCCGGCTACCTGCGCCTGACCGCCAAACCGACCATGGCCACGGTGGCCCGCGCCCACCAGCGGATCGCCGCGCCGAAACCACCGTCCCCGCCGCCGGCCCACCTGCACCGCCGGCACGAGGTGCGGACCCGGCAGATCGACGGCTTCACCAACTACACCGTGGCGCCGGACAACCCGGCCACCGTGCTCTACCTGCACGGCGGCAGCTACCTGAGCCCGATGGCCCCGCAACACTGGGCGCTGGTCTCCCGGCTCGCCGACGCCGGCCTCCGGGTCGAGGTCCCCGACTACGGCCTCGCCCCACAGCACACCTTCCGCGAGGCGTACCCGTTCATCACCGCCGTCTATCAGCAGCTCACTGGCCCGGTCACCGTGATGGGCGACTCCGCCGGCGGCGGCCTGGCCCTCGGCTTCGCCCAGACCCTCCCCGAAGCCGGGCTCCCTCAGCCCCGCAGCCTCATCCTGATCGCCCCATGGCTGGACCTGACCCTGACCAACCCCGGCATCCCCGCCGCCGAAGCCCACGACCCGTGGCTGAGCAGCATCGGCCTGCGCGAAGCCGGCAAAGCCTGGGCCGGCGGCCACGACCCGGCCGACCCACGGCTCAGCCCGATCAACGGCCCGCTCACCGGCCTGGCCCCGATCCACACCTACATCGGCACCCGCGACCTGCTTTACCCCGACACCCTGCTGCTGCGCGACCGCGCCACCGACTGCCGCCTCACGGTCTGCCCCGGCGCCGTGCACGTCTACCCACTCACGCCCACCGCGCAAGGCCGCGCCGCACAGCACGAGATCATCCAGGCCTCCAGGTGA
- a CDS encoding M23 family metallopeptidase has product MIRRSAPLLGAALILILISVAWVVVPRLLPAGPRPAFQMPVACGETWILGTYPGHDDFDIDFFPAKGSAWGRPVLASFAGEVIEAGINGTLGERTPENPKGPHGLGAGYWVKIDHGGRWETQYLHLLEPPLVEVGDQVETGQQLGKIGSTGKSGAPHLHYEQRRSREKVEAHFDGAAAGITSDDREYSVRRTSKNCPGPT; this is encoded by the coding sequence GTGATTCGCCGTTCCGCCCCGCTCCTCGGTGCCGCCCTGATCCTGATCCTGATCTCCGTGGCCTGGGTGGTGGTGCCCCGGCTGTTGCCGGCCGGGCCGCGGCCCGCGTTCCAGATGCCGGTGGCCTGCGGTGAGACGTGGATTCTCGGCACCTATCCGGGGCACGACGATTTCGACATCGACTTCTTCCCGGCGAAGGGTTCGGCATGGGGCCGGCCGGTGCTGGCGTCCTTCGCGGGTGAGGTGATCGAGGCCGGTATCAACGGCACCCTCGGCGAACGGACGCCGGAGAACCCGAAGGGCCCACACGGCCTGGGCGCCGGGTACTGGGTCAAGATCGATCACGGCGGGCGCTGGGAGACGCAGTACCTGCATCTGTTGGAGCCGCCACTGGTCGAGGTCGGCGACCAGGTGGAGACGGGTCAGCAACTCGGCAAGATCGGCAGTACGGGCAAGTCGGGGGCGCCGCACCTGCACTACGAGCAGCGCCGGTCGCGGGAGAAGGTGGAGGCCCACTTCGACGGGGCCGCGGCCGGGATCACGTCGGACGACCGGGAGTACTCGGTGCGGCGTACCAGTAAGAACTGCCCGGGCCCCACCTGA
- a CDS encoding MFS transporter has product MIEARTSNSGGHVPALAAMMVAAFCYLTVETLPVGLLPDIAGDLDVSLSAVGLLVTGYGLTVAIFSVPLTHLVSRIPRRYLITGLLALFVVATGVSVLGGYWLLLGGRVVTALSQAVFWSVAAPAAAALFPPQARGRAVAAVFGGSSLAPVLGVPAATWLGQQAGWRTAFLAVAGLALIAMVGVAVLLPTTAPQDGHASAGAAPDARAFWLLITVTGIAITGVFTAYTYLIPFLTEIGGFSASAVSALLLVFGAAGLGGVAISGYLADRRPRLAVLLPMVLLAVSLLGLHLVGAHPAAVVALVALWGFAIPQVPTTMQSRVLVVAPGSTDVGSAMMGSVFNLGIAGGALLGGVLLPHAGLRGVFLTGGLVLVAALAVLVAGPAVTRRRDRRDTPATVAS; this is encoded by the coding sequence GTGATCGAGGCACGGACGAGCAACAGTGGCGGCCACGTGCCGGCTCTCGCGGCGATGATGGTGGCGGCGTTCTGTTACCTGACGGTGGAGACGCTTCCAGTCGGGCTTCTGCCGGATATCGCGGGCGACCTCGACGTCTCGCTGTCGGCGGTGGGTCTGCTGGTTACCGGGTACGGGTTGACCGTCGCCATCTTCTCGGTGCCCCTGACCCACCTGGTCAGCCGAATCCCTCGCCGCTATCTGATCACCGGGTTGCTGGCCCTGTTCGTCGTCGCGACCGGTGTTTCGGTGCTCGGCGGGTACTGGCTGCTGCTCGGCGGCCGCGTCGTCACCGCTCTGTCGCAGGCAGTCTTCTGGTCGGTGGCCGCACCGGCTGCGGCCGCGCTGTTCCCTCCGCAGGCGCGGGGCCGGGCGGTGGCGGCGGTGTTCGGCGGTTCGTCGCTCGCCCCGGTGCTGGGTGTGCCGGCGGCGACCTGGCTCGGGCAGCAGGCGGGGTGGCGGACGGCGTTCCTGGCGGTGGCCGGGCTCGCGCTGATCGCGATGGTCGGTGTGGCCGTGCTGCTGCCGACGACGGCCCCGCAGGACGGGCACGCCTCCGCCGGGGCCGCGCCGGACGCCCGCGCGTTCTGGCTGCTGATCACCGTCACCGGCATCGCGATCACCGGGGTCTTCACGGCGTACACATATCTCATCCCGTTCCTGACCGAGATCGGCGGCTTCTCGGCGTCGGCGGTGAGCGCGCTGCTGCTGGTCTTCGGGGCGGCTGGGCTCGGTGGGGTGGCGATCTCCGGGTACCTGGCTGACCGCAGGCCGCGTCTGGCCGTACTTCTCCCGATGGTGTTGCTCGCGGTCTCCCTGCTGGGCCTCCATCTGGTCGGCGCCCACCCGGCGGCGGTGGTGGCGCTGGTCGCATTGTGGGGATTCGCGATCCCGCAGGTGCCGACGACGATGCAGAGCCGGGTGCTGGTCGTCGCGCCGGGCAGCACTGATGTCGGGTCGGCCATGATGGGGTCGGTGTTCAACCTCGGCATCGCCGGCGGGGCCCTGCTCGGCGGGGTTCTGCTGCCGCACGCCGGGTTGCGCGGCGTCTTCCTCACCGGCGGGCTGGTCCTGGTGGCCGCCCTCGCCGTCCTGGTCGCCGGGCCGGCAGTGACCCGGCGCCGGGACCGGCGTGACACTCCGGCGACGGTCGCCTCGTAG
- a CDS encoding maleylpyruvate isomerase family mycothiol-dependent enzyme, which yields MGLDHLAILRRDLAAFHGFLGADLGVPVAHCGDWTLRDLAAHLGQGNLWAAAGITERRGDHRPPVPEGELGDWFAETARILTSALEADPATEAWTFAPPHTVGFWRRRRCLETVVHRWDAEHALGVSSELDPALCGDGVAEVIEVFMPRMIKRGLLVEPTSAVRLTATDLGEGWTLGKGGPVAELSGTAPELMLALWNRRPMPWDTLTGDEAAAREVLRGPLVP from the coding sequence ATGGGGCTGGACCACCTGGCGATCTTGCGGCGCGACCTGGCCGCCTTTCACGGGTTTCTCGGGGCTGACCTGGGCGTTCCGGTTGCGCATTGCGGGGACTGGACCCTGCGGGATCTGGCCGCGCATCTGGGCCAGGGGAACCTGTGGGCGGCTGCGGGTATCACTGAGCGGCGCGGCGATCATCGGCCGCCTGTGCCCGAGGGTGAGCTCGGGGACTGGTTTGCGGAGACTGCTCGCATCCTCACCAGCGCGCTCGAGGCTGACCCGGCTACTGAGGCGTGGACGTTTGCTCCGCCGCACACGGTTGGGTTCTGGCGGCGGCGCCGATGTCTGGAGACGGTGGTGCACCGGTGGGATGCCGAGCACGCGCTCGGGGTGAGCAGCGAGCTTGATCCGGCGCTCTGCGGGGACGGGGTGGCCGAGGTGATCGAGGTGTTCATGCCTCGCATGATCAAACGGGGCCTGCTCGTCGAGCCGACCAGCGCGGTCCGGCTCACGGCGACCGATCTGGGTGAGGGCTGGACGCTCGGCAAGGGAGGGCCGGTCGCGGAGCTGAGTGGGACGGCGCCGGAGTTGATGCTCGCCCTGTGGAACCGGCGGCCCATGCCGTGGGACACCCTCACCGGTGACGAGGCCGCTGCCCGGGAGGTGCTGCGGGGACCGCTCGTGCCCTGA